The window TTAGTCTAGGTATTATTTATACCatagtgatgagataaattatcacATATACATGATGTGATAAGTTATCCCAAAATAACTAATCTCGAGATAATTACTCTCGGGATAGCATGTTCCCCGACCAAACAACCCATTAGTCTTCAGATATCTCATCTTATTTcattcaaattattttatatcACTTTCCATATAGAGTAAATTTGTCTGAAGATTATAATTCCAGGACCATAATTTCAAGATAATTTAGTCTACATATCAAATGACCCCTTTAagtcctcaaaaaaaaaaaaaaagaatcggGGATTTTATTTTAGGACTCACGCAAATTTGTCTATAAGTTTAAGCACGCAAAAGCATTGATCAAATCAGTTATGATATTCCCCTTCTTGACCAAAAAAATTTGTTACTATAATTTATCTAGATATCCTGTTTGATCaagtttattttttagaaaaaagatacGGTGTAgtctcttaaaaaaataaataaaaaatagcccAAATTTGGACATATAGACATTATGTGTCCTATCGGTAAAACAAATTGCCACTTTATGGCCATTTAGCCATTTTCAGCCTTTTCAATTTAAGTCATTCGActctttactaaaaatattttaattttttttttttgctacaaattttttaactgaaaaatattctgcttttttttttcctggttgtttaaaataaataattaaatataattgtataaaaatggtataattgttatgtagaatatgtatatgtataaaatagatataaaaaattatataaaatgtgtataaaaattatataattattgtataaaatgctTTAAAAAgttgtataattattatataaattgagTACCAAAATTGTATACTTTttatatatagaatatgtatatgtataagataatgtatagaaactgtatagaacaaGTCagcaaattgaaatggctagaaaattgaatttttcatagccattttcatgagatttatttaatttgaagtgtcatttttatatttttttcatgcaAAATCTATAATATCAACTATTTTAAGATAGAGGAAGTCCTACTTTTAATTTATAGGAAATTACTTGATAGATGGagtaaatgataaaatccattaaaTTCAGACTTATTACTAATGCAAACAAGTGCATTCGGTGAGTGCACTTTACTTGTTCCATTTAACTTCaagcaaaattttatttgacCCTTTCTATCATTATATCATTGAAAGTCTACCATAAAATTCAATTGAACATCATTTCctcaatcattttctttatttcgaCTCATATTCTGTATGTTTGCTTTTTTCTTATGTGGTTTGGTTTGAAACCATATTTTAGCTTCCATGTTCATCTGATCTTCATAGGTTAAAATCATGCTAGTTATTACATTTTTGGCATGTATCACGATTGTGATATACATTTGAATTTCATGACAATTTATTGTTGAAGATTACGTTTATAAGATTAGTTAAAGAAGGTGAAGTAATAAAATGAAGAATCTTTGTATATGAATTAAGAAGTATCTCAGTAAAATTAAtggtttaaaattaaatttaaataaaagactttaaatatatacacatatatacaaatataatattataataatttaaagtcTTTTTTGGTTTTTGCATAGTAGTTATTTTTGGTGCAGTATTTTCAAATGACACATAACATTTAACTTCACATATTAATACGATTATTAGTAAAAGTAAATTTAATTCTAGTGAATAAAATGTTAGACATTTATTTGCATTACATTAATTTGGATGTTGTTATTAAAAccttatttattaatataaagtttgagttgtttaattcaaaattttaaaatgtttCTAGTAAAGATTAGataactttttctttctttattattcttttagacgtatttcacaatcttcattattatttcaagtgaagttgaaattataaaatttaaaattaaaatttttgagaccTCAAAATTTTGGAGACGTAAAACAAACGTTTTACTAGCTTTATCCTTCGTCATCCATGCATGGATCAAGCTATAGCCTGTTTGACCAAGTTTCTAATCAGTTTATTTTGAGAAGTATTTtctgtaaaaatatttttttaaaaagaacttTTAGTGAAAATCCATTTGTGTTTGAccaataaatttaaagaatactTTTTGAGCAATAATTACTGTTTCACCAAGCTTTTTTAAAGTGTGTGTTTTAAGTATATATTTTTCAAACgtatttttcaaaaaagtgtttttaggaaaaaactattttttcagctaatgaagattttttttttttcgcttCCTAGAAGCATTTATTTCTTTCAAAAGCTTAGTCAAACAACTCATTTTTTAAAAGTAAGTACTTTGAGAAAAAATACGCACTCTTgcagaaaaataaagagaaagtacAGAAATGACACTTCAGATCAAACAAATTTCACGAAAATgagcatgaaatttaaattttattttctaactaTTTCAATTTGCTGGTttgttctatacagtttctaCACATCTTCCATACATATTCTATACATTAtcttataaatatacatattctatacaaaaattatatagttttgatacataatttatacaattattatacaatttttttacacattttatacaataattatataatttttatacacattctatacaatttttttagatattttttatacatatacatattggatagaactatacaatttcatatattttatatagatacatattctatataacaattataccatttttatacaattatatttaattattatttttaaacaacaaaaacaagcaaaatatttttggtaaaggaccaaatgacccaagttgaaaaagttgaaaatggCTAAATTGCCCAATGCCATAAAGTGGTAATTGTTTTGCCGACGGGACACATAATGTCCATATGCTCAAACTTgggctatttttttttaaaaggcctACACCGtgtcttttttctaaaaaataataaagaatacaaATTGGCTAACATGActcttttttaatataattatatttaattattatttttaaacaataaaaataagcaGAATGTTTTTGGTAAAGGACCGAATGTCCGAAGTTGGAAATGGCCAAATTGCCCAATGCCATAAAGTGGCAATTGTTTTGCCGACAGGACACATAATGTCCATATGCTCAAACTTgggctatttttttttaaaaagagttacaccgtgtcttttttttttttcaaaaattaataaagaatacaAATTGACTAATATGACTCTTTTTTTTACACTTGTattgtaattaattttttcagATTCTAAAATAACTTAGTAAATTACTAACGATAGAGTCAGAAAAATTGATTAATTGTCTTTTTATCTTTCAAACAtgtcaattattttgagataaatttttttACTCCCTCTGTTACATATTAGTTGGTTATTTTACTAAAAGTATTTGTCCCATATTAGTTGGTCACCttactaaatctaaaaaatattaattaaatttttcacaCTATCCttgcaattaattttttttgaaagtgtTCACACTTGTATTGTTTCAAAGAAGCTTTTTAAGGGGTGAATTAGTAAAATTacctttttatatattatttcttaacatatgtaaattagtaaaattactacctttttatttattatttcttaacatgtgtgaaaaaaaaacaaacataaacatacaacttaacttatcatatttgcACAAATTTCCacccttataaagtaattaaaaaaatctcaagtaattatgtatcttcgtttgATATACgcggagctaattatgtattccaatagattcaaattcaaaaaaaaaagtatcgagagctaattatgtatctttacaagaaaaaattatattttcttgaatatattatgtatctcgacagccttaaaataaaaaaaaaatgtatccagagcttattatgtatttttacaaaggAGAAAATATATCGTTCTTGAATGTATGAGAGCTAATTACGtattttgaaaaatccaaaattgagatttttagtaATATTATTAAATGTCAAAATTTGTTGTAATTAAAACCCAAATTATCAGAATTGATATTACTTGCCCCCAAAGAAAAAGACGAACTAATATAAAAAGGATGGAGTAGAATACATGTCAACTATTTTGAGACGGGCTGATTTGGGTCAATGGTTTTTGGGCCCAAAAATTTCAACCCAAACTAACTATCTTTGAGTACATTTTAGGTTGGGCTTTGATGGATTTCTTCCCATATATAAAGCAGTCGCACAACATAACCTCATGAAACCCTAATCCACTCTCTTCATTCAGTAAAGTAGGCCGCCGATCTAAGGGCGCCGCCATCTACCGATAAAAATGGTGCACGTCTCCTTCTACCGCAACTGTAAGTCTCCTGGATTACTGTGATTATGTTTAGTATTTGTTGGGATTTACTAGTTTACCTATGTTATTAGTGAAAAATGTggagaaattgaagaaattaaactattttctatCATATTGTATGTACATTTGGCGGATTCGATTGAAGTAGTTTGTTATTGAGGTTCTTAGCATGTTTAAATGATGTTTGTGTTCAATGTCATTGTTACGTTTTTTTGCTGGGTATGTTCTTGCTGCTGTTAACTGAGCTGGCACCtacattggatatgttgttgttgttgtagatatAAGCTATGTTGCTCGGGCTCTTCAAATATATCTgcgggtgcgtgtcggattcgcCAAAAGTAGTTTCTTTTTTGGAGAATCTGACGCATCAAAAATTaagagtccgcgcaacttagGATATTAGTCGGGATAAAAGTAACTAAGTTCTATTATGATAGTAGTGTGGCCAGGGAATTCCTTTTGAATTCATTTCTtttagaattggatagttgttggTATTATTCGTTTAGTAGTTACTCCGCTATGAATAATGCGAACTTGCTAAGTGGGTGTTTGGCTATGTTTCATTGTGAAATTAGAAAAAATTGAAgtagattttggttttgaaagtgaaaaatgatatttgaaaattggagttgtgtttggcaaTGAGTATAAATTGgaaatgtttttgaatttttttgagtaatttggagtcaaaaaagtaaaaacatcGTTTTGTAGAtttttgaattcttgaaaatgCCAAAGTTGAATTCAGGAAATGGAAGTTTACGGAATTTTATTGCTAAATGTGTTgaaaaagtggaaaaaaaaaaatcattatgatgTTATTTTCAACTGGAGTGACAGTTTTCACATGAAATTAAAGTAAGAAATCTAATGGTTATGTTAATATTAATCTAGCAGAATTTCCGAAAAAGCTCATATGGGTTGTTCTGTCAGTTTTAGCCTTTTGGTTTGGTTGAATTACTTCGTTAATCACAATGGGAGAGCAGATCAGCAGTCTCAGTTTCTAAGCTGCAACAGCATTATCGTCTATTTCATTAGAAAGATCTGTTCTAAAATTCTGTTATGATGACAATGTCGGATAAACTAGTAGGGAAAATCCTATATGCTGGGGATTTATAGGGAGAAAATTTGGAGAAGTACATTTTTGACCTCATCTGTTCCTCTTTTCTTTTGGGGTGTGtgtggtgggggtgggggtgggggggggggtcGGGATTGCAGCAGGCTTAACCATGTCACAAAATTCTAAAGGGTTTTAAGCCTATATTCATTTGTAATTCTTGTTTGTAATCAGATGGGAAGACCTTTAAGAAGCCTAGACGTCCCTATGAGAAGGAGAGATTGGATGCCGAGTTGAAGCTCGTTGGAGAGTATGGACTGAGGTGCAAGAGGGAGTTGTGGAGAGTTCAGTACGCCTTGAGCCGTATCAGGAATGCTGCAAGAATGCTTCTGACCCTTGACGACAAAGACCCACGTCGTATTTTTGAAGGTGAAGCTCTCTTGAGGAGGATGAACAGGTATGGGTTGTTGGATGAAAGCCAGAACAAGCTCGATTATGTCTTGGCACTCACTGTGGAGAACTTCCTTGAACGCCGTCTGCAAACCCTTGTTTTCAAGACTGGCATGGCCAAGTCAATCCACCATGCAAGAGTGCTCATCAGGCAAAGGCATATCAGGTAAATACAGAATAATATGTTTTCGTCACATTCTGCAAATAGATAAGCTGTTTCTTTACCCCTTCTCGTAGGTATTTTCTGATATAGATGACCGGATTTGTAACTGAATCCCTTATAACAGATCATCTAAGTAGATACAACAATATGTGACTTGAAATTTGCCCCTTTAAGTGCAATAAGGGGAATGTTGGGAAGTActtctcatttttcttcagttCTGTGCTTTTAAGTTTTGTTGAAAGAAATTCAACACTTATATCTGGTTAATGATATCAGCTGTTCTCAGTTTAAGAAGGTATCTTTATTTCCACATATATCCCTCAACAATAAGTATTACAAATTGCAGAACAAGATATGATTTATTCATATTAACCTACAAAGTTGAGCAATATTTGCATggtgtttctttttagttttagttgttCTCAGAGATTAATTAGACATTGGTTGATGTATTAAACAGTAATTGCAACTAGATTGTCACTTTTTGAAGAATGTGTAATCATG of the Capsicum annuum cultivar UCD-10X-F1 chromosome 11, UCD10Xv1.1, whole genome shotgun sequence genome contains:
- the LOC107848099 gene encoding 40S ribosomal protein S9-2, translated to MVHVSFYRNYGKTFKKPRRPYEKERLDAELKLVGEYGLRCKRELWRVQYALSRIRNAARMLLTLDDKDPRRIFEGEALLRRMNRYGLLDESQNKLDYVLALTVENFLERRLQTLVFKTGMAKSIHHARVLIRQRHIRVGRQVVNVPSFMVKVDSQKHIDFSLSSPFGGGRPGRVKRKNQKAAAKKAAGGDGDEEDEE